The proteins below are encoded in one region of Brachyspira intermedia PWS/A:
- the pyrH gene encoding UMP kinase gives MKKRVLLKISGEALLGQKEYGIDNNVVDRIALEMKEAGSDTEIAVVVGGGNIFRGMQLSDKTGMVRATADSMGMLATIMNAIALKDRFMAAGTPTQILSAFNIEGMIEGFERDKAIRILERGNVLIIAGGTSNPYFTTDSTAILRALEIGASIVLKGTNVDGVYDKDPKKNQDAKMYNEVTFKEAINQNLRVMDMTAFAMANDNNMPIRVFNMHTNGNITKALLGESIGTYVHN, from the coding sequence ATGAAAAAAAGAGTATTGCTCAAAATATCAGGCGAGGCTTTACTTGGTCAAAAAGAATATGGTATAGATAATAATGTTGTTGATAGAATAGCATTAGAGATGAAAGAGGCTGGAAGTGATACAGAAATAGCTGTTGTTGTAGGCGGAGGAAATATTTTCAGAGGTATGCAGTTATCTGATAAAACAGGTATGGTAAGAGCCACTGCAGATTCTATGGGTATGCTTGCCACTATTATGAATGCTATAGCTTTGAAAGATAGATTTATGGCAGCCGGCACTCCTACTCAAATACTTTCTGCTTTTAATATTGAAGGTATGATAGAAGGTTTTGAAAGGGATAAAGCAATTCGTATATTAGAAAGAGGAAATGTTTTGATAATAGCCGGAGGTACTTCTAATCCTTATTTCACAACTGATAGTACAGCAATACTTAGAGCTTTAGAGATTGGTGCTTCTATAGTATTAAAAGGCACTAATGTTGATGGGGTTTATGATAAAGACCCTAAAAAGAATCAAGATGCAAAAATGTATAATGAAGTAACTTTTAAAGAAGCTATTAATCAGAATTTAAGAGTTATGGATATGACCGCTTTTGCTATGGCTAATGATAATAATATGCCTATAAGAGTATTTAATATGCATACAAATGGAAACATTACAAAAGCTCTTTTAGGCGAGTCTATAGGAACTTATGTACATAATTAA
- a CDS encoding GNAT family N-acetyltransferase, with translation MSDKKFSIRFASVEDIPTIMRFIKELAVYESLEHELNLTEESLKENIFEKKKAEVVIAFEDDVPVGHAVFFETFSTFVGRHGLYLDDLYVNEKYRGFGYGKKLFEEVAKIALSRNCGRLEWQCLDWNKSSIDFYLSTGAEMVKDARVYRLTNNALKKFLDF, from the coding sequence ATGAGTGATAAAAAATTTAGTATTAGATTTGCATCTGTTGAAGATATACCAACTATAATGAGATTCATAAAAGAGCTTGCTGTTTATGAGAGCTTGGAGCATGAACTCAATCTTACAGAGGAAAGTTTAAAAGAAAATATTTTTGAAAAGAAAAAGGCTGAGGTTGTCATTGCTTTTGAAGATGATGTTCCAGTGGGGCATGCTGTATTTTTTGAAACTTTTTCTACTTTTGTGGGAAGGCATGGGCTTTATTTAGATGATTTATATGTTAATGAAAAATACAGAGGCTTTGGATACGGTAAGAAACTATTTGAAGAAGTTGCCAAAATAGCTCTTAGCAGGAATTGCGGAAGACTTGAATGGCAATGTTTGGATTGGAATAAATCGAGTATAGATTTTTATTTATCAACCGGAGCCGAAATGGTTAAGGATGCCAGAGTTTACAGACTCACTAATAATGCTTTAAAAAAATTTTTAGATTTTTAA
- a CDS encoding GNAT family N-acetyltransferase, whose product MSDKKFDIRFASVEDCALILKFIKELARYEKLEHEVTATEEILKEWIFEKKKCEVLIASENSIEIGYALFFHNFSTFLGKAGIYLEDLYINPDYRGLGYGKKLLKEVAKIAVERGCERLDWQCLDWNKSSIDFYLSLNAIEMSDWNSYRLSHKVLRRFAEE is encoded by the coding sequence ATGAGTGATAAGAAATTTGATATTAGATTTGCCTCTGTAGAAGATTGTGCTTTAATACTGAAATTTATAAAAGAGCTTGCCCGTTATGAAAAATTAGAGCATGAAGTTACTGCAACTGAGGAGATACTTAAAGAGTGGATATTTGAAAAGAAGAAATGCGAGGTTTTAATAGCTTCAGAAAATAGTATAGAAATAGGATATGCATTATTCTTTCATAATTTTTCTACATTCTTAGGAAAGGCGGGGATATATTTAGAAGATTTATATATTAATCCTGATTATAGAGGATTAGGATATGGTAAAAAACTTTTAAAAGAGGTGGCAAAGATTGCTGTTGAAAGAGGATGCGAGAGATTGGATTGGCAGTGTTTAGATTGGAATAAGTCTAGTATAGATTTTTATTTATCACTCAATGCAATTGAGATGTCAGATTGGAATTCTTACAGATTAAGCCATAAAGTTTTAAGAAGATTTGCTGAAGAATGA
- a CDS encoding aminopeptidase, with protein MKDSRIEKLAKNIVTYSCKLKKGEKILIKCYGEGEERNLVNAIIKEVYKVGASPFVWNHDPHILRELLKQCNEEQMKIWAKSDLMLMKEMDAYVGIWGGLNSSESSSVKMENHAIYEKFYLDPVHMKERVKNTKWVVMNYPTPAMAQQASMSTDEFEDFYFKVCNLDYSKMSKAMDNLVKLMNKTDKVRIVGKDTDLTFSIKDIPAIKCAGELNIPDGEVYTAPVKNSVNGVLSYNTPSLYSDGFTYENIKFEFKNGKIINATCNDTNRINKILDSDAGARYIGEFAIGVNPYITEPMKDILFDEKIMGSFHFTPGACYDDASNGNSSKIHWDLVCIQTKKYGGGEIYFDDKLIRKDGLFVIDSLKCLNPNNLK; from the coding sequence ATGAAAGATTCTAGAATAGAAAAATTAGCTAAAAATATAGTTACTTATTCATGCAAATTAAAAAAAGGTGAAAAAATACTTATAAAATGCTATGGCGAGGGAGAAGAAAGAAATTTAGTAAATGCCATTATTAAAGAAGTTTATAAAGTAGGTGCAAGTCCTTTTGTTTGGAATCATGATCCTCATATACTTAGAGAATTATTAAAACAATGTAATGAAGAGCAGATGAAAATTTGGGCTAAATCCGATTTAATGCTTATGAAAGAAATGGATGCTTATGTTGGTATATGGGGCGGATTAAATAGTTCAGAAAGTTCTTCTGTAAAAATGGAAAATCATGCTATATATGAAAAGTTTTATCTTGACCCTGTTCATATGAAAGAGAGAGTAAAAAATACTAAATGGGTTGTTATGAATTATCCTACACCAGCTATGGCTCAGCAGGCTTCTATGAGTACAGATGAATTTGAAGATTTTTATTTTAAAGTTTGTAATTTGGATTATTCTAAAATGTCTAAGGCTATGGATAATTTAGTAAAACTTATGAATAAAACTGATAAAGTGAGAATAGTTGGAAAGGATACTGATTTGACTTTCTCTATTAAAGATATACCTGCTATAAAATGTGCCGGTGAACTCAATATACCTGACGGAGAAGTATATACTGCTCCTGTGAAAAATTCTGTTAATGGTGTTTTATCTTATAATACACCTTCCTTATACAGCGACGGATTTACTTATGAGAATATTAAATTCGAGTTCAAAAATGGAAAGATAATAAATGCCACTTGTAATGATACAAACAGAATAAATAAAATATTAGATAGTGATGCTGGTGCTAGATATATAGGAGAGTTTGCTATAGGAGTTAATCCATATATTACAGAACCTATGAAAGATATATTATTTGATGAAAAAATTATGGGAAGTTTCCATTTTACTCCGGGTGCTTGCTATGATGATGCTAGTAATGGAAACAGCTCTAAAATACATTGGGATTTGGTATGTATACAGACTAAAAAATACGGCGGCGGAGAAATTTATTTTGATGATAAATTGATAAGAAAAGACGGATTATTTGTTATTGATAGTCTTAAATGCTTGAATCCTAATAATTTAAAATAA
- a CDS encoding DUF2147 domain-containing protein has product MKNNILSIIFIIIFSSLLYGQNNAKDVEGFWAMPEKPKGRMKIAKIIVIDNKVYAYGIALHDDVKSTLDIHNPNKSLRDKDLKGLIFIYDIEFKDGEWQTGRIYHTDQGSTYYAKISLSDDKKTLFLKASLDKRGIVGATVEWKRLSKEESNKYSDIPVNKLRTIEGKGI; this is encoded by the coding sequence ATGAAAAATAATATATTGTCTATAATATTTATAATTATATTTAGTTCTTTATTGTACGGGCAAAATAATGCAAAAGATGTTGAAGGATTTTGGGCTATGCCTGAAAAACCTAAAGGCAGAATGAAAATCGCAAAAATAATAGTTATTGATAATAAAGTATATGCATATGGTATAGCATTGCATGATGATGTAAAAAGTACATTAGATATACATAATCCTAACAAATCACTAAGAGATAAAGATTTGAAAGGATTAATATTCATATACGATATAGAGTTCAAAGACGGTGAGTGGCAAACAGGAAGAATATATCATACAGATCAGGGAAGCACATACTATGCCAAAATAAGTTTATCAGATGACAAGAAAACATTATTCCTAAAAGCATCATTAGATAAAAGAGGCATAGTAGGAGCTACCGTAGAATGGAAAAGACTCTCAAAAGAAGAATCTAATAAATATTCAGATATTCCTGTAAATAAATTAAGAACAATAGAAGGTAAAGGAATATAA
- a CDS encoding peptide ABC transporter substrate-binding protein — MKKNILIKLFCLFYAVFILSCHKEPKNILNELTVSVGPEPQTIDPTINSAVDAMIYTTHLFENLTIRDENNNIIPGAAESWTSSNNNTIYIFNIRSNAKWSDGMDLKANDFAYAWKRIVDPKNGASYSILLDVIKNASDIMMGKKDKETLGVKALDDKTLYVELEYPVPYFAEMVAHTAYTPLREDIVSKNEDGWTLDVNTMVGNGAFQIVRWDHNSRLVVRKNTDYWNYKEIKPDIINFEFIDNDNTAMSAIINEEIYFYHNTPINDREKLLKDGIARPVPNISLYFYEVDNRKEPFNDVRVRKAISLAIDREYIVNNIMKGGEKPAAAIVPYNIKDVDSTNDFRNKRDGYFSTKSEDYQKNVEEARALLADAGYPNGENFPVFEFISNPGFHITIAESIQAMLKEALNINMVIRQEEWAVLLQTRRDGNFDMARQGWIGGYNSPAAFLSLVKTGYVLNEGRYSNPEFDKALLNASIAENDSDRSKYMHEAESIAMNDMAIIPIYYYAGTVMQNSKLTNVIYDIFGIYNFSKAEIIEETN, encoded by the coding sequence ATGAAAAAGAATATATTAATTAAATTATTTTGTTTATTTTATGCTGTTTTTATTTTATCATGCCATAAAGAGCCGAAAAATATTTTGAATGAATTAACAGTGTCTGTTGGACCCGAACCTCAAACTATAGATCCTACTATCAATTCTGCAGTAGATGCTATGATATATACAACGCATTTATTTGAGAATCTCACTATAAGAGATGAAAATAATAATATAATACCCGGTGCTGCTGAAAGCTGGACTTCATCTAATAACAATACAATATATATTTTTAATATTAGAAGTAATGCAAAATGGTCTGACGGAATGGATTTAAAAGCTAATGATTTTGCATATGCTTGGAAGCGTATAGTTGATCCTAAAAATGGGGCTTCATATTCAATACTTTTAGATGTTATAAAAAATGCAAGCGATATAATGATGGGTAAAAAAGATAAAGAAACATTAGGAGTTAAAGCATTAGATGATAAAACTTTGTATGTAGAATTAGAATATCCTGTTCCTTACTTTGCAGAGATGGTAGCTCATACTGCTTATACACCATTGAGAGAGGATATAGTAAGTAAAAATGAAGATGGTTGGACTTTAGATGTTAATACTATGGTTGGAAACGGAGCTTTTCAAATTGTACGTTGGGATCATAATTCAAGATTAGTTGTACGTAAGAATACGGACTATTGGAATTATAAAGAGATAAAACCTGATATTATTAATTTTGAGTTTATAGATAATGATAATACAGCAATGTCAGCCATAATAAATGAAGAAATATATTTTTATCATAATACGCCTATAAATGACAGGGAAAAACTTTTGAAAGATGGTATTGCAAGACCAGTACCTAATATATCTCTTTATTTTTATGAAGTTGATAATAGAAAAGAACCTTTTAATGATGTTAGAGTGAGAAAGGCTATTTCTTTAGCTATAGATAGGGAATATATAGTTAATAATATTATGAAAGGCGGAGAAAAACCTGCTGCTGCTATTGTTCCTTATAATATAAAAGATGTTGACAGTACAAATGATTTCAGAAATAAAAGAGATGGATATTTTTCTACAAAAAGCGAGGATTATCAAAAAAATGTAGAAGAGGCTAGAGCTTTGCTTGCTGATGCTGGTTATCCTAATGGAGAAAATTTTCCAGTATTTGAATTTATAAGTAATCCGGGCTTTCATATCACTATTGCTGAAAGCATACAGGCTATGTTAAAAGAAGCATTAAATATAAATATGGTGATAAGGCAGGAAGAATGGGCTGTTCTTTTACAAACTAGAAGAGATGGAAATTTTGATATGGCTAGACAGGGTTGGATTGGCGGATATAATAGTCCTGCTGCATTTTTATCTTTAGTAAAAACAGGATATGTATTGAATGAGGGCAGATATAGTAATCCTGAATTTGATAAGGCTTTGTTAAATGCTTCCATTGCTGAAAATGATTCAGATAGAAGCAAGTATATGCATGAAGCTGAAAGTATTGCTATGAATGATATGGCTATTATTCCAATATATTATTATGCCGGAACTGTAATGCAAAATTCAAAATTAACAAATGTTATTTATGATATATTCGGTATATATAATTTTAGTAAGGCTGAAATTATAGAAGAAACTAATTAA
- a CDS encoding acetate/propionate family kinase, which produces MNVLVINSGSSSIKYQLFAMPEAKVLAKGLLEKIGEEISALKHTAVEKGKEKKIEQKVADHKAGMSLIFSLLTDKEVGVIADMSEISAVGHRVVHGGEAFNKSTLITDEAIKAIEACCDIAPLHNPAGLQGISACKEILKDVKMVGVFDTSFHQTIPDYAYMYAVPHEWYDKYKIRRYGFHGTSHKYVYGEFCKAANKPNANVIVCHLGNGASVTAVKNGESIDTSMGLTPLEGLVMGTRSGDMDPAVPTFVMAKENLSAKEMDNILNKKSGLLGVSGVSNDMRNLEEAAKTNPKAELAITMFCYRVKKYIGAYMAALGHLDGIVFTGGIGENSAYIRGRILEGLDELGIKCDADKNSKARGCANFEKDGAAIKLYVIATDEEKAIAMDTYNLALK; this is translated from the coding sequence ATGAATGTATTGGTAATAAATTCAGGAAGTTCAAGTATTAAATATCAATTATTCGCTATGCCTGAAGCAAAAGTTTTAGCTAAAGGACTTTTGGAAAAAATTGGCGAAGAAATAAGTGCTTTAAAACACACTGCGGTAGAAAAAGGAAAAGAGAAAAAAATAGAACAGAAAGTTGCTGATCATAAAGCAGGTATGTCTTTAATTTTCTCTCTTTTAACAGACAAAGAAGTTGGTGTTATAGCTGATATGAGCGAAATATCTGCTGTAGGTCATAGAGTTGTTCATGGCGGTGAAGCATTCAACAAAAGTACATTAATCACTGATGAAGCTATAAAAGCTATTGAGGCTTGCTGTGATATAGCTCCTTTACATAACCCAGCTGGTTTGCAAGGTATAAGTGCTTGTAAAGAAATATTAAAAGATGTAAAAATGGTAGGTGTTTTTGATACTAGTTTCCACCAAACAATACCTGATTATGCTTATATGTATGCTGTTCCACATGAATGGTATGATAAATATAAAATACGTCGTTATGGTTTCCATGGTACTTCTCATAAATATGTTTATGGTGAGTTCTGTAAGGCAGCAAATAAACCTAATGCTAATGTTATAGTATGTCACTTAGGAAATGGTGCTAGTGTTACAGCTGTTAAAAATGGAGAGTCTATCGATACTAGTATGGGTTTAACTCCATTAGAAGGTTTAGTAATGGGTACTAGATCTGGAGATATGGATCCTGCTGTTCCTACTTTTGTTATGGCTAAAGAAAATTTATCTGCAAAAGAAATGGATAATATTTTAAATAAAAAAAGCGGTCTTTTAGGTGTTTCTGGTGTAAGTAATGATATGAGAAACTTGGAAGAAGCTGCTAAAACTAATCCTAAAGCTGAACTTGCTATTACTATGTTCTGCTATAGAGTAAAAAAATATATAGGTGCTTATATGGCTGCTTTAGGACATCTTGACGGTATAGTATTCACAGGCGGTATAGGTGAAAATAGTGCTTATATCAGAGGAAGAATACTTGAAGGTTTAGATGAGCTTGGTATTAAATGCGATGCTGATAAAAATTCTAAGGCTAGAGGCTGTGCTAATTTTGAAAAAGATGGTGCTGCTATTAAACTTTATGTTATAGCTACTGATGAAGAAAAAGCAATAGCTATGGATACTTATAATCTTGCTTTAAAATAA
- a CDS encoding peptidase M30 — MKKIFCIIIILILSIISCGKNSVTNPAKSIDGLIYPNNSMGQKTFKANYRKQGNKPYDFYKVAEYDKLIVYVMAGSGYNPESVDYIAKVFNDNYDEEVRIYGEHTDVDKNGKIIILLLELNADYSDSIGTGYFYGLDLLLNENNNAEILYMDIKMVNEKPEYMSGTIQHEFQHLINFNVNYIRNGRQMSTWLNEALSESTSILFFNQVKVDSRINEFNKATLGYYCFYTWNLPSESVYPNNPNSKYIFANYPSASVFMNWLYQKSGKNSSVFQNIAKYSSLVDYDRVLNNVSFTGASSWDDLLLKWIEGVANGEVEGANIEKQEENNNVNLYPGAIVAYDGTLSSSDNLVTRKLSSGLELALNKDIYTGYTPTSVSITIPKASSIQASKMYKTVSKDDKPYIPKYRHILFDKDGKIKEY; from the coding sequence ATGAAAAAAATATTTTGTATAATTATTATTTTAATTTTATCTATAATTTCTTGCGGTAAGAACAGTGTTACAAATCCTGCAAAGTCAATAGATGGATTAATATATCCTAATAATAGCATGGGGCAAAAAACATTTAAAGCTAATTATAGGAAGCAAGGAAATAAACCTTATGATTTTTATAAAGTAGCAGAATATGATAAATTGATTGTATATGTTATGGCTGGTTCAGGATATAATCCAGAGAGTGTAGATTATATAGCAAAGGTATTTAATGATAATTATGATGAAGAAGTAAGAATATACGGAGAACATACAGATGTTGATAAGAATGGTAAGATTATAATTTTATTATTAGAATTGAATGCCGACTATTCAGATTCTATAGGTACTGGTTATTTTTATGGACTAGATTTGCTATTGAATGAGAATAATAATGCTGAGATATTATATATGGATATAAAAATGGTTAATGAAAAGCCTGAGTATATGTCTGGAACTATACAGCATGAATTTCAGCATTTGATTAATTTTAATGTGAATTATATACGTAATGGCAGACAAATGTCAACTTGGCTTAATGAAGCACTTTCAGAATCTACATCCATATTATTTTTCAATCAGGTTAAAGTTGATTCAAGAATAAATGAATTTAATAAAGCAACACTTGGATATTATTGTTTTTATACTTGGAATCTTCCATCTGAATCTGTTTACCCTAATAATCCTAATAGTAAATATATATTTGCTAATTATCCATCAGCTTCAGTATTTATGAATTGGCTTTATCAAAAAAGTGGTAAAAATTCTTCTGTATTCCAAAATATAGCAAAATATTCATCATTAGTGGATTATGATAGAGTTTTAAATAATGTAAGTTTTACAGGTGCATCTAGTTGGGATGATTTATTATTAAAATGGATTGAAGGAGTAGCTAACGGAGAGGTAGAAGGAGCTAATATAGAAAAACAAGAAGAGAATAATAATGTTAATTTATATCCTGGAGCAATAGTAGCCTATGATGGTACTTTGAGTTCGTCAGATAATTTAGTAACAAGAAAGTTATCAAGCGGTTTGGAATTAGCTTTGAATAAAGATATTTATACAGGCTATACTCCAACTTCTGTAAGTATTACAATTCCTAAAGCATCATCAATACAGGCATCAAAAATGTATAAAACAGTTAGTAAAGATGATAAGCCTTATATACCTAAATACAGACATATATTGTTTGATAAAGATGGTAAAATTAAAGAATATTAA
- a CDS encoding membrane lipoprotein lipid attachment site-containing protein codes for MKKIFLMLFLLVILSSCQKVANILGVDIDSSLTYPDETMPKKTFNVFTFGVDGKAIRKTSQFYKVAEYPKLDIYVMASSGYKPENVDYIANVFNDNYAEEVRIYGEHTDVDNNGKIIILLFEINDSYSGAITTGYFYRADLILNENNNAEILYMDIKMLNDNPQYMAGTIQHEFQHLINYNVNYIQNNREISSWLNEALSESTSVLFSPTTVNSRIKEFNEVTYGYYCFYTWNLPSTMNVFANYPSASVFMNWLYQKNGKNSSVFQNIAKYSSLDDYNRVLNNASFTGASSWDDLLLKWIEGIKNNEVAGANLQLQKGGDTVSLYPGAAVAYSGSIQSSGNLVTKDFADGVQIALNKDTYVGDAPNSININIPKASSIQASKMYKTVSKDDKPYIPKYRHVLFDKDGKIKEY; via the coding sequence ATGAAGAAAATATTTTTGATGCTATTTTTATTAGTAATATTGTCATCTTGTCAAAAAGTTGCAAATATTTTAGGAGTAGATATTGACTCTTCTTTAACATATCCTGATGAAACTATGCCTAAAAAGACATTTAATGTTTTTACATTCGGAGTTGATGGAAAGGCAATTAGAAAAACTTCTCAATTTTATAAAGTAGCAGAGTATCCTAAATTAGATATATATGTTATGGCTAGTTCAGGATATAAGCCGGAAAATGTAGATTATATAGCAAATGTATTTAATGATAATTATGCTGAAGAAGTAAGAATATATGGAGAACATACAGATGTTGATAATAATGGTAAAATTATAATTTTATTGTTTGAAATAAATGACAGTTATTCAGGAGCTATAACTACAGGTTATTTTTATAGAGCAGATTTAATATTGAATGAAAATAATAATGCTGAAATATTATATATGGATATAAAAATGCTTAATGATAATCCTCAGTATATGGCTGGAACTATACAGCATGAATTTCAGCATTTGATTAATTATAATGTTAATTATATTCAAAATAATAGAGAAATTTCAAGTTGGCTTAATGAAGCTCTTTCAGAATCTACATCTGTATTATTCAGCCCAACTACAGTTAATTCAAGAATAAAGGAATTTAATGAAGTAACATATGGATATTATTGTTTCTATACTTGGAATCTTCCTTCAACTATGAATGTATTCGCTAATTATCCGTCAGCTTCAGTATTTATGAATTGGCTTTATCAAAAAAATGGTAAAAATTCTTCTGTATTCCAAAATATAGCAAAATACTCATCATTAGATGATTATAATAGAGTTTTAAATAATGCAAGTTTTACAGGTGCATCTAGTTGGGATGATTTATTATTAAAATGGATTGAAGGAATAAAAAATAATGAAGTTGCAGGAGCTAATTTACAACTTCAGAAAGGCGGAGATACTGTATCATTATATCCAGGAGCTGCAGTAGCTTATAGCGGAAGCATTCAGTCATCTGGAAATTTAGTAACAAAAGATTTTGCTGATGGTGTACAAATAGCTTTGAATAAAGATACTTATGTAGGTGATGCTCCAAATTCTATAAATATTAATATTCCTAAAGCATCATCAATACAGGCATCAAAAATGTATAAAACAGTTAGTAAAGATGATAAGCCTTACATACCTAAATACAGACATGTATTGTTTGATAAAGACGGTAAAATTAAAGAATATTAA
- a CDS encoding CAP domain-containing protein: MKKLSFIIMFIFLSTLIVNANTIEDEVLRLINLERSKESLPPLPNNQRLHSLALYHADNMAQKKFFSNTDLDGLDSKARQVKLYPEMVGNISESLHKLDVIPFTDKKAAESIVKDLMKTPDSRKNILSKEYNAIGVGAVKRGVGVYTTVTFANIVAESVDFSPTAKYESEITAKYRILNGAAFTDFKLAVEMADPEARITGDDGKTYIGKVIYDVKDMGNSILGRTFKAEYGKGDYKISILYKGQHFLSNVRTITVE; this comes from the coding sequence ATGAAAAAATTAAGTTTCATAATAATGTTCATATTTTTATCAACTTTAATAGTTAATGCTAATACTATAGAAGATGAAGTATTAAGACTAATAAATTTAGAAAGAAGTAAGGAATCTCTTCCACCTCTTCCAAATAATCAAAGACTTCATTCTTTAGCATTATATCATGCTGATAATATGGCTCAAAAGAAATTTTTTAGTAATACAGATTTAGATGGTTTAGATTCAAAAGCAAGACAAGTAAAATTATACCCTGAAATGGTAGGAAATATAAGTGAAAGTTTGCATAAATTAGATGTTATTCCATTTACTGATAAAAAAGCAGCTGAAAGCATTGTTAAAGATTTGATGAAAACTCCTGACAGTAGAAAGAATATATTAAGTAAAGAATATAATGCTATAGGAGTTGGTGCTGTAAAAAGAGGTGTTGGCGTTTATACTACTGTAACATTTGCCAATATAGTAGCTGAATCTGTTGACTTCTCACCTACAGCTAAATATGAAAGTGAAATAACTGCAAAATATAGAATATTAAATGGTGCTGCATTTACTGATTTTAAATTGGCAGTTGAGATGGCTGATCCTGAAGCTAGAATAACAGGAGATGACGGAAAAACATATATAGGAAAAGTAATATATGATGTTAAAGATATGGGCAACTCTATATTAGGAAGAACTTTCAAAGCTGAATATGGAAAAGGAGATTATAAAATTTCTATACTATATAAAGGTCAGCATTTCTTAAGTAATGTAAGAACTATAACAGTAGAATAA
- a CDS encoding ExbD/TolR family protein: MKFRRRFNIKSGIDLTPMIDIVFNLLIFFMVGSTIIVTPQIEISLPKSTSAVGSEKNDTVVISISKDGQKYINGYVSEDIDADLKKLADTEGELEKPVEIRSDQDVKTQVLISVIDSVKNAGFTKLSIATETKE, translated from the coding sequence ATGAAGTTTAGAAGAAGATTCAATATAAAAAGCGGAATAGATTTAACCCCCATGATAGATATAGTATTTAATTTGCTTATATTTTTCATGGTGGGTTCAACAATCATAGTTACTCCTCAAATAGAAATAAGTTTGCCTAAATCCACATCGGCAGTTGGATCAGAAAAAAATGACACTGTAGTTATAAGCATATCAAAAGACGGACAAAAATATATAAACGGATATGTTTCTGAAGATATTGATGCCGATCTTAAAAAATTAGCAGATACAGAAGGCGAATTGGAAAAGCCTGTGGAAATACGCTCAGATCAAGATGTAAAAACTCAGGTACTAATATCTGTTATAGACAGTGTAAAAAATGCTGGGTTTACTAAACTTAGTATAGCAACTGAAACTAAAGAATAA
- the rfbB gene encoding dTDP-glucose 4,6-dehydratase: MRKFNNILVTGGCGFIGSNFIRYILQQTEYKGNIINIDALTYAGNRENLLDIEEQYKSRYFFEKVNICDDKKINEIFNKYNPDCIVHFAAESHVDRSIYGPKDFIETNIMGTFILLEAARKLWENNKENKLFHHISTDEVYGSLGEIGYFYETTPYDPRSPYSSSKASSDHIVKAYYHTYNLPVTISNCSNNYGPYQFPEKLIPLMISNIVEEKDLPVYGDGKNIRDWIFVEDHNNAVLDIIYKGNVGETYNIGGENEITNIDMVNILCEKLAVKMNKDKNYYKNLSNL, from the coding sequence ATGAGAAAATTTAATAATATCTTAGTTACAGGCGGATGTGGTTTTATAGGATCAAATTTTATAAGATATATATTACAACAAACAGAATATAAAGGTAACATCATAAATATAGATGCTTTAACTTATGCTGGAAATAGAGAAAATTTACTTGATATAGAAGAGCAATATAAAAGCAGATATTTTTTTGAAAAAGTTAATATTTGCGATGATAAAAAAATAAATGAAATATTCAATAAATATAATCCGGATTGTATAGTTCATTTTGCAGCTGAAAGCCATGTTGACCGCTCAATATATGGTCCTAAAGATTTTATTGAAACTAATATAATGGGTACTTTTATTTTATTGGAAGCAGCCCGTAAATTATGGGAAAATAATAAAGAAAATAAATTATTTCATCATATAAGTACAGATGAAGTTTATGGTTCATTAGGTGAAATTGGATATTTTTATGAAACAACTCCTTATGATCCTAGGAGTCCTTACTCATCATCAAAAGCTTCAAGCGATCATATTGTAAAAGCATATTATCACACTTATAATTTACCTGTTACAATATCTAATTGCAGCAATAATTATGGACCTTATCAATTCCCTGAAAAATTAATACCTTTAATGATCTCTAATATAGTAGAAGAGAAAGATCTTCCCGTTTATGGTGATGGTAAAAATATAAGAGATTGGATATTTGTTGAAGATCATAATAATGCTGTGCTTGATATAATTTATAAAGGTAATGTAGGTGAGACTTATAATATTGGTGGAGAAAATGAGATTACTAATATTGATATGGTAAATATTTTATGCGAAAAATTGGCTGTTAAAATGAATAAAGATAAAAATTATTATAAAAACTTATCAAATTTGTAA